In a genomic window of Aggregatimonas sangjinii:
- a CDS encoding ShlB/FhaC/HecB family hemolysin secretion/activation protein, which translates to MKIFTRRSWTSRILYFSLFLVIFGCATSKKYVAEEVEINEPITKEISHSFYLFGGYKADKEKATNPLLLQAQEEIEKTNTPSTIFFLGDYGNKAITSIEQQMGLAKASDQAYFLLGDEEWKSKKVDSIKKFEKYVESKDWKTVDFEPENNCPLERKHIDDNLDMIIVNSTWLISDWDRIRGIHQDCPDIVTLRQFLEKLQNYINDAQDKNVLIAMHHPVFSNGKYAGQHTFGSQLLPIPFLGAAITNYGSLAGFSPKSITNNRYNAYAILMSFLAQESERVTFVSGHENSLQYLVGQNGTHQIISGSVTEKDATHRTSESITTMGGSLEFEGKYTFGENGYARLDYFEDGSSKVTFKTAKETNTLSVHEPFPDKSANQDYSPIAQKEIKSAIVGDEKILKKSGLYKTIWGERYRRYFTEEVTAPVAILDTLYGGLEVVKKGGGHQSYNLRLEDKDGKEYAMRSLDKNAARILKFNLFGAAYNLDEYEDSATEKIIYDFFTTSHPYLTLPIGPLSEAAEINHATPKLFYIPKQKTLGQYNEVYGDALYFIEERPSEKWIDYEGYTVSVPDEAGSIKAFESTEDMLSKLEEDESYSVDERSVVRARLFDMLIGDWDRHADQYRWGEYEINDDDKRFVAIPRDRDNAFPKFDGIGVPFIQWFTPLIRSWQTYEPEIKNLKWLNDKGNLLDNVLVTKNGKELWIEEAMNMQANISDAAIEKAFGILPKEVQDEVSEEVKNNFKQRLKDLHKYAEQYGEYLEKRVILHGTNKDDIIQVERQADGKTKIVLRRNLTDDPNEKFYERVFDKERTKEIWIYGLNDTDKFIVSGEGDHEIFIRLIGGYGEDTYQIENNDRVKVYDFRYEDSDFSEMPVRKNLTNQFSTNSFHWRNYQENNNVVVPAIGYRTNDGFTLGLTDIYTVNGFNGNPFKQQHLFSANYYSIFQGVDARYQGTFANIIPKWNLELEGYLTNNRYSINYFGFGNETENLEDTLDLDFYRSVMQNYKVRAGLAIQTLRISAVYENFKINEFDDRIFNRTNLSPEVFESQNYIGAEAGIRYQNDDANDFPTRGFLLEFQGGYRQNTQLDNNRFGYARLKLAFSKKLIKSGDLVFGTEFEGMTNIGNDFFFYHAPSLGGQNGLRGFRDERFTGKSYFYQSTDLRLRLKRVRTSILPLTIGLFGGFDYGRVWVSNDTSNVWHHSQGGGIWVSGLSSFGLSAGYFNSVDGNIIQIGFGFGF; encoded by the coding sequence ATGAAAATTTTCACAAGGCGGTCTTGGACCTCTCGCATATTATACTTTTCACTCTTTCTTGTCATCTTTGGCTGCGCCACATCTAAAAAATATGTGGCGGAAGAAGTTGAAATAAATGAACCGATTACAAAAGAAATAAGTCATTCCTTTTATTTATTCGGTGGATACAAAGCCGACAAAGAGAAAGCGACAAACCCCTTGTTACTTCAGGCGCAAGAAGAAATCGAGAAAACCAACACCCCAAGCACCATTTTTTTTCTGGGGGATTATGGCAATAAGGCAATAACATCGATAGAACAGCAGATGGGATTGGCCAAAGCTAGTGACCAGGCTTACTTTCTATTGGGTGACGAGGAGTGGAAGTCAAAAAAAGTCGATTCCATCAAAAAGTTCGAAAAATATGTGGAGTCAAAGGATTGGAAAACCGTTGATTTCGAGCCAGAAAACAACTGTCCGCTAGAGCGAAAACATATCGATGATAACCTCGATATGATTATCGTTAATTCTACATGGTTGATTTCCGATTGGGATAGAATACGAGGCATACATCAGGATTGCCCTGATATTGTTACCCTAAGACAATTCTTGGAGAAGCTTCAGAATTATATCAACGACGCACAGGATAAAAACGTGCTGATCGCCATGCACCACCCGGTTTTCAGCAACGGCAAGTATGCCGGTCAGCATACTTTCGGAAGCCAATTGCTACCAATACCTTTTCTGGGGGCGGCAATCACTAACTATGGAAGCTTGGCCGGATTTTCCCCGAAATCAATCACCAACAACAGGTACAACGCCTACGCAATTTTAATGAGTTTTCTCGCCCAAGAGTCCGAACGCGTGACCTTCGTTTCAGGTCATGAAAACAGTTTACAGTATTTGGTAGGTCAGAACGGAACACATCAGATTATCAGTGGGTCTGTTACGGAAAAGGACGCCACGCATCGCACCTCTGAATCCATCACGACCATGGGCGGAAGTCTCGAATTTGAAGGCAAATATACTTTCGGTGAAAACGGTTATGCTCGATTGGACTATTTTGAAGACGGATCCTCTAAAGTAACTTTTAAGACCGCAAAGGAAACCAATACCCTTTCGGTGCACGAGCCTTTTCCGGATAAATCAGCAAACCAGGACTATTCCCCCATTGCTCAAAAGGAAATCAAAAGTGCTATTGTGGGCGACGAAAAAATATTGAAGAAGTCGGGTTTGTACAAAACGATATGGGGAGAGCGCTACCGTAGGTATTTTACCGAAGAAGTAACCGCCCCGGTGGCTATCCTCGACACGCTCTATGGAGGTCTAGAGGTCGTTAAAAAAGGTGGCGGGCATCAATCATATAACCTACGATTAGAAGATAAGGACGGTAAGGAATATGCCATGCGGTCCCTCGACAAAAACGCCGCCCGTATCTTAAAGTTCAATCTTTTTGGTGCTGCCTATAATTTGGACGAATATGAGGATTCCGCAACCGAGAAAATCATTTACGATTTCTTCACCACTTCGCACCCCTATCTCACATTACCCATTGGACCGTTGTCGGAAGCAGCCGAAATCAACCATGCCACGCCAAAGCTTTTCTATATTCCAAAACAAAAGACATTAGGGCAATACAATGAGGTGTATGGGGATGCCCTCTATTTTATCGAAGAGCGACCCTCCGAAAAATGGATCGATTACGAGGGCTATACGGTTTCCGTTCCAGATGAGGCCGGAAGCATAAAGGCGTTTGAGAGCACCGAAGATATGCTATCGAAATTGGAGGAAGACGAATCTTACTCCGTAGATGAACGGTCGGTGGTCAGGGCACGGTTGTTCGATATGCTCATAGGCGATTGGGATAGACATGCAGACCAGTATCGCTGGGGCGAATATGAAATAAACGATGACGATAAGAGATTCGTGGCCATACCCCGTGACCGTGATAACGCCTTTCCTAAATTCGATGGCATAGGCGTACCCTTCATCCAATGGTTTACACCCTTGATTCGTTCATGGCAGACCTATGAGCCGGAAATCAAAAACCTGAAATGGCTCAATGATAAAGGCAATTTGTTGGATAATGTATTGGTGACCAAAAACGGAAAGGAACTATGGATAGAAGAAGCCATGAATATGCAGGCCAACATAAGTGACGCTGCCATTGAAAAAGCATTTGGGATTTTACCAAAAGAAGTACAGGATGAAGTATCCGAAGAAGTTAAGAACAACTTTAAGCAAAGACTTAAGGATTTACATAAGTACGCTGAGCAATACGGTGAATACTTAGAGAAACGGGTTATTCTTCATGGCACCAATAAAGATGATATCATTCAGGTGGAACGACAAGCTGATGGCAAGACCAAAATCGTTTTGCGTAGAAATCTTACCGATGACCCGAATGAGAAATTCTATGAAAGAGTCTTTGACAAGGAACGTACCAAGGAAATCTGGATCTATGGCCTAAACGATACGGATAAATTCATTGTTAGCGGAGAGGGAGACCATGAGATATTCATAAGATTGATCGGTGGCTATGGGGAAGATACCTATCAAATCGAGAATAATGATCGGGTAAAAGTCTATGATTTCAGATATGAGGACTCCGACTTTTCTGAAATGCCCGTTCGTAAGAACCTGACCAATCAGTTTTCTACCAATTCGTTCCACTGGCGTAATTATCAAGAGAACAACAATGTCGTCGTCCCCGCAATTGGCTATCGTACCAATGACGGTTTTACCTTGGGCTTGACCGATATCTACACGGTGAACGGATTCAATGGAAACCCCTTTAAACAACAACACTTGTTTTCGGCCAATTACTATTCCATTTTTCAAGGGGTTGATGCGCGCTATCAAGGTACGTTCGCCAATATCATCCCAAAATGGAATCTTGAGTTGGAGGGATATTTGACCAATAACAGATATTCTATAAACTATTTCGGTTTCGGCAACGAAACGGAAAATTTGGAAGATACCCTTGACTTGGACTTTTATCGTTCGGTAATGCAGAACTACAAGGTGCGGGCAGGTCTGGCCATTCAAACGTTGCGTATATCCGCAGTTTATGAGAATTTCAAAATCAATGAATTTGATGATCGTATTTTCAATAGGACCAATCTATCTCCAGAAGTTTTCGAAAGCCAGAACTATATCGGGGCGGAAGCCGGTATAAGGTATCAAAACGACGATGCGAATGATTTTCCCACTCGTGGATTCTTGTTGGAATTCCAAGGTGGATATAGACAGAATACCCAATTGGACAATAATCGTTTCGGATACGCCAGACTGAAACTTGCGTTCTCCAAAAAACTGATTAAATCGGGGGATTTGGTCTTTGGTACAGAGTTCGAAGGAATGACCAATATCGGTAACGATTTTTTCTTTTACCATGCACCTTCTCTCGGGGGTCAGAATGGTTTAAGGGGATTCAGGGACGAACGTTTCACCGGAAAATCCTATTTCTATCAGAGTACCGACCTGCGTTTACGTCTTAAAAGGGTACGAACCTCCATACTGCCTCTGACCATCGGTCTGTTCGGAGGGTTTGATTACGGTAGGGTTTGGGTATCGAACGATACTTCGAACGTATGGCATCACTCACAAGGTGGAGGTATTTGGGTCAGCGGTCTAAGCTCTTTTGGTCTTAGTGCCGGGTATTTTAATTCGGTGGACGGGAATATCATTCAAATCGGTTTCGGTTTCGGCTTTTAA
- a CDS encoding DUF6503 family protein, which produces MNKSVKILSLVISAVLLGSCKAVDLRTDALKTNNITNAEQKGKDLLIKAKNAMGYDKLSETKVYEANTKFNWNGTWLLMPMNAFPGNNNKELQLRLVTNSFDGQVEYKEGRKEGVIQGVQSWEGYKKEVGSGFLKRHEHDRYIWGLATYHYLLEAPMHLPDAEIIRYAGTKEIDGKSYETVYVTWGTEEPNKQYDRFLVYINPSTKHIDLLEVTINDFFISMPKGLQHATARYERKKTSIGAYLPSNVQIQLKGPKKLDNKVYSFALSNYQFDSFDRELLYPLEEVEQIGFNKIKE; this is translated from the coding sequence ATGAACAAAAGTGTAAAAATTTTGAGTCTAGTAATCTCAGCCGTTCTTCTCGGTTCTTGTAAAGCGGTCGACTTGCGAACAGATGCGTTAAAAACAAACAACATCACCAACGCAGAACAAAAAGGAAAAGATTTATTAATAAAAGCCAAGAATGCTATGGGCTATGATAAACTTTCAGAGACCAAGGTTTATGAAGCCAACACAAAATTTAATTGGAATGGCACTTGGCTATTAATGCCTATGAATGCCTTTCCTGGCAATAATAATAAAGAGCTTCAGCTTCGATTGGTAACAAATAGTTTTGATGGACAGGTTGAATACAAAGAAGGCAGAAAAGAAGGTGTCATACAAGGAGTCCAATCTTGGGAAGGTTATAAAAAGGAAGTCGGTAGCGGTTTTCTTAAAAGACACGAACACGATAGATATATTTGGGGATTGGCCACCTATCACTACTTACTAGAGGCGCCTATGCATTTACCAGATGCCGAAATCATTAGATATGCAGGAACAAAAGAAATAGATGGTAAATCCTATGAGACCGTTTACGTTACTTGGGGTACTGAGGAACCTAATAAACAGTACGACCGTTTTCTCGTCTATATCAATCCTTCAACAAAACATATTGATTTATTAGAGGTCACCATTAATGATTTTTTCATTTCAATGCCTAAGGGTTTACAACACGCAACCGCACGGTATGAACGCAAGAAAACAAGTATAGGAGCTTACTTACCAAGCAATGTACAGATACAGCTTAAAGGGCCTAAAAAACTCGACAACAAGGTTTACAGTTTCGCTTTAAGCAATTACCAGTTTGATTCTTTCGATAGAGAACTACTCTATCCTCTTGAGGAGGTAGAACAAATAGGGTTCAACAAAATAAAAGAATAA
- a CDS encoding DUF6268 family outer membrane beta-barrel protein, with protein MPKNKFDNLFFALIVGILIFHTSASHSQLSDLARVDYTLLPATDDGFEYEAARVTLNYPIKIKSGTYLFVGAGYANIDLNFGKEPQPFNTNAIDGLQVFELNIGYTFPLKKDWRFAARFAPGMSSNLAADKLKADDLVLSGELVFLRDRTKSQDGSKPSRLIFGISYSGNRGFPYPLPFLSYYRKFHPKWSYNLGVPKTNLQYHISEKHRLKLYAELDGFTSNIQNGIPLLNGDSAESINMSLILMSLQYEFHFLDHFEFFCRASYILDKRVQLRDSEKDNILLLDDTRGTYFRTGLRFKI; from the coding sequence ATGCCAAAAAACAAATTTGATAATCTATTTTTTGCGCTAATTGTCGGTATTCTCATCTTTCATACATCAGCATCCCATTCCCAACTGTCAGACCTGGCCCGTGTCGACTACACGCTTCTTCCAGCTACCGATGACGGTTTCGAATATGAGGCAGCCCGAGTTACGCTGAACTATCCCATAAAAATCAAAAGTGGCACCTATCTGTTCGTGGGTGCGGGGTATGCCAATATCGACCTTAACTTTGGAAAAGAGCCACAACCCTTCAACACCAATGCCATTGACGGTCTACAGGTTTTTGAATTGAATATCGGGTATACGTTTCCTTTAAAAAAAGATTGGCGGTTTGCGGCCAGATTCGCTCCGGGCATGAGCTCCAATCTTGCGGCAGATAAGCTGAAGGCAGACGACTTGGTGCTTTCCGGCGAGTTGGTTTTTTTACGGGATAGAACCAAATCTCAGGATGGCAGTAAACCTTCAAGGCTCATTTTTGGCATATCCTATTCTGGAAATCGCGGCTTTCCCTATCCATTGCCTTTTTTGAGCTACTACAGAAAATTCCATCCGAAATGGTCCTACAACCTAGGAGTGCCCAAAACCAATCTACAGTACCATATTTCGGAGAAACATCGGTTAAAGCTGTATGCGGAGCTAGACGGTTTTACCTCTAATATCCAAAATGGAATCCCCTTACTGAACGGCGATAGCGCTGAAAGTATAAACATGTCCCTGATCCTGATGAGTCTTCAGTATGAGTTCCATTTTTTAGACCATTTCGAATTTTTCTGTCGGGCCTCTTACATTCTCGATAAACGCGTTCAATTAAGGGATTCCGAAAAGGATAATATTTTGTTATTGGATGATACCCGAGGAACCTATTTTAGAACAGGATTACGATTTAAGATATGA
- a CDS encoding phosphatase PAP2 family protein produces MKTNLKPELIVLFFAILASNYLQGQQTSNSSSDDTRWDYFKHDIGSIFGGMGYAYSRPVHWQGDDWLTFGAVSAGTVLLYTVDDETSRFFRKRKEDIPQIVSDYGFLYGSPENNYMLTGAVYVTGLALKNEKLRRTGVLLIASASATGFLQQVLKSVTGRARPRSGLAKNYFEPFASDKDLHSFPSGHAILALSNAHAIAKQFKNVWVKSGIYILGSIPALSRIWEGAHWLSDVALSAAISIATVESIDRYLDRRYDEKYNAGAKKVSWNLKFGLGQMGVVIHIH; encoded by the coding sequence ATGAAGACAAACCTAAAACCTGAGTTGATCGTACTATTCTTTGCGATTTTGGCCTCCAACTATTTGCAAGGACAACAAACTTCAAATAGTAGTTCGGACGATACGCGATGGGACTATTTCAAGCATGATATTGGCAGTATTTTCGGGGGTATGGGGTATGCCTATAGCAGACCTGTCCATTGGCAGGGCGACGATTGGCTTACCTTCGGTGCGGTGAGCGCGGGCACGGTTCTCTTATACACGGTAGATGACGAAACAAGCCGATTTTTCAGAAAACGAAAAGAAGACATTCCCCAAATCGTAAGCGACTACGGATTCTTATACGGAAGTCCCGAAAACAACTATATGCTCACAGGAGCAGTGTATGTGACCGGATTGGCACTCAAGAACGAAAAATTACGAAGAACCGGTGTCTTGCTCATTGCATCGGCTAGCGCTACCGGATTTCTACAACAAGTACTTAAGTCGGTCACCGGTCGTGCCAGGCCACGTTCCGGTTTGGCGAAAAACTATTTTGAGCCTTTTGCCAGTGACAAGGATTTGCATTCCTTTCCTTCGGGGCATGCGATACTGGCCCTATCCAATGCCCATGCCATTGCGAAACAATTTAAAAATGTTTGGGTAAAATCGGGTATCTATATCTTAGGATCCATCCCGGCCCTATCCCGAATCTGGGAAGGAGCACATTGGTTGTCCGATGTTGCATTGAGCGCAGCCATAAGTATCGCTACGGTAGAATCCATAGACCGATATCTTGACCGGCGTTACGATGAAAAATACAATGCTGGCGCTAAAAAGGTTTCATGGAATCTCAAGTTCGGCCTAGGGCAAATGGGAGTGGTTATCCATATCCATTGA
- a CDS encoding TetR/AcrR family transcriptional regulator, which produces MGYKHNKEDILKVGYEVFRTNGYHNVGINQILKESGIPKGSFYNFFESKEDFAQQVIQQYGENNRCWMEDYFENCDLSPIECLKSFYNFMMNLNEADRYNGGCLVNNMSVEVGHHSDVIGAEANNHFVGWLNVLAMEITKGQDAGEITKDFSALELAEYMHAGFYGVLARTKVTKNRVYMDVWFEMTFKFIST; this is translated from the coding sequence ATGGGTTACAAGCATAACAAAGAAGACATTTTAAAAGTTGGATATGAAGTTTTCAGAACCAACGGGTATCACAATGTGGGCATCAATCAGATTTTAAAAGAGTCCGGCATTCCAAAAGGTTCTTTCTATAACTTCTTTGAATCCAAAGAGGATTTTGCCCAGCAGGTCATCCAACAATATGGTGAGAACAATAGATGCTGGATGGAAGATTACTTTGAAAACTGCGACCTGTCTCCCATTGAATGCTTGAAATCCTTCTATAACTTTATGATGAACCTTAATGAGGCTGACAGATACAATGGAGGTTGCTTGGTCAATAATATGAGTGTAGAGGTTGGCCATCACAGTGATGTGATAGGTGCGGAAGCTAATAATCATTTTGTGGGCTGGCTAAATGTACTGGCTATGGAAATTACCAAAGGGCAAGATGCAGGTGAAATAACCAAAGATTTCTCCGCTCTTGAATTAGCCGAGTATATGCACGCTGGTTTTTACGGAGTTCTCGCTCGAACAAAAGTCACTAAAAATAGAGTGTATATGGATGTCTGGTTCGAAATGACATTCAAATTCATTTCAACTTAA
- a CDS encoding haloalkane dehalogenase — MSNKKEISAAFPFESNFLDVSKSSIHYVDEGDKSAEHSFLLLHGNPTSSYLWRNIIPHLSPLGRVIAPDLIGMGKSGKPDIDYTFKDHIEYMDAFIDKMQLKNIIFVIQDWCSGIGFHYANRFRENVSGIVFLEAIVRSITWSDANLIERFIFKRFRHPKKGYKMIVKKHFFVNRFLPMMTGRKLTKEEMEHYRAPYLKEEHRKPLFVWPSQIAISGTPKFSTDIINAYNAYLPNSEVPKLMFHVKPGMIIKPKEAKQIKATWKNLTAIDLGKGKHYIQETHPHEIGQGIANWYIKTFNQSNK, encoded by the coding sequence ATGTCGAATAAAAAAGAAATATCAGCAGCCTTTCCATTTGAGTCTAACTTTTTAGACGTATCGAAATCTTCTATACACTATGTTGATGAAGGTGATAAAAGTGCAGAACATTCTTTCCTGCTCTTACACGGAAATCCCACGTCCTCATATTTATGGCGAAATATCATCCCCCATCTTTCGCCATTGGGACGTGTCATTGCTCCTGACCTCATAGGTATGGGTAAATCTGGAAAACCTGACATAGACTACACATTTAAGGACCACATTGAGTATATGGATGCCTTTATTGATAAGATGCAACTCAAGAACATCATTTTCGTTATACAGGATTGGTGTTCGGGAATAGGGTTTCATTATGCAAATCGCTTTCGCGAAAATGTATCGGGAATCGTATTCTTGGAAGCTATTGTTAGGTCTATTACTTGGAGTGATGCCAACTTGATTGAGCGTTTTATTTTCAAAAGATTCCGTCACCCTAAGAAAGGGTATAAAATGATTGTGAAGAAACACTTTTTCGTAAATCGATTTCTACCAATGATGACGGGCAGAAAACTGACCAAAGAAGAAATGGAGCACTATCGAGCTCCTTATTTAAAGGAAGAACACCGCAAGCCTTTATTTGTATGGCCTTCACAAATTGCAATAAGCGGTACTCCAAAGTTCAGTACTGATATTATCAATGCCTACAATGCTTACCTACCCAACTCAGAAGTCCCTAAGCTGATGTTTCACGTAAAGCCAGGGATGATTATCAAACCAAAGGAGGCCAAACAGATTAAGGCCACTTGGAAAAACCTAACAGCAATAGATTTAGGAAAAGGAAAGCATTATATACAAGAAACACATCCTCACGAGATAGGCCAAGGCATAGCAAACTGGTACATAAAAACCTTCAATCAAAGCAACAAATGA
- a CDS encoding zinc-dependent alcohol dehydrogenase family protein, with protein MKRVEFNEIGGTEVLNIVERDIPTPTENELTVKIKFAGLNRAEELFFQGQYLFQPNSPSLLGLEASGVVEKVGLGVEGFKTGDEVCLTPNITPTEYGFLGDYILAPVKAVIKKPKSLSFKQAAAVWMTYGTAYANLVLRGGLEKGANQTVLISAASSGVGTASIQMAKRYDAKVIATTRTSEKKEFLKALGADLVIATEEENLVEAVQEYTQEKGFDIAMDAIADSDFMGQLIETAAFEAKIVVYGALALNPMPSFPLFPMLIKGVSIQGLHYVFQTLEIEERFKQMKEDLFQGFESKKYVPMVDKIFSLEQIQDAYNYMASNKQKGKILVTTDFGRRLIDDE; from the coding sequence ATGAAAAGAGTAGAATTTAATGAAATAGGTGGCACCGAAGTACTTAATATAGTTGAGCGCGACATTCCCACACCAACAGAGAACGAGCTTACAGTGAAAATAAAATTTGCAGGATTAAATCGAGCCGAAGAGCTTTTTTTTCAGGGACAGTATCTCTTTCAGCCCAATTCCCCCTCGCTACTAGGTCTTGAAGCTTCGGGTGTGGTAGAAAAAGTTGGTTTAGGTGTTGAAGGCTTTAAGACAGGTGATGAAGTTTGCCTCACACCCAACATTACTCCAACCGAATATGGTTTTTTAGGGGACTATATACTTGCTCCGGTAAAAGCGGTCATAAAAAAACCTAAAAGCCTCTCGTTTAAGCAAGCTGCAGCGGTATGGATGACCTACGGGACGGCTTATGCCAATCTAGTACTTAGAGGTGGTCTGGAAAAAGGAGCAAATCAGACCGTGTTAATCTCGGCAGCTAGCTCGGGTGTGGGTACAGCTTCCATTCAAATGGCAAAACGATACGACGCCAAGGTGATAGCAACCACTAGAACCAGTGAGAAAAAGGAGTTCCTTAAAGCGCTAGGTGCAGATTTGGTAATTGCTACGGAAGAAGAAAACCTTGTTGAAGCGGTACAGGAATATACTCAAGAGAAAGGATTTGACATCGCTATGGATGCTATCGCAGATTCTGATTTTATGGGGCAACTTATTGAAACAGCTGCCTTTGAAGCAAAGATAGTCGTATACGGGGCATTGGCCCTTAATCCTATGCCATCATTCCCCCTTTTTCCTATGCTTATAAAAGGAGTTTCAATTCAAGGACTACATTATGTTTTTCAGACCTTAGAAATTGAAGAGCGATTTAAACAAATGAAAGAAGACCTGTTCCAAGGTTTCGAATCTAAAAAATATGTCCCTATGGTCGATAAGATATTTAGCTTGGAACAAATACAAGATGCCTATAATTATATGGCCTCCAATAAACAGAAAGGGAAGATTTTAGTCACAACAGATTTTGGAAGACGTTTAATCGATGACGAATAG